One region of Haladaptatus cibarius D43 genomic DNA includes:
- a CDS encoding ABC transporter permease encodes MATSHDTFDAIDWDEYTTASRSVSWRTKLFSLVVTALLLGFLYDVFVLPDDNPIIWEWNVTMLDWLFMLSLSVFAFYVLAPLYLNRELTRERWRQLRTNRVAVASLCYLVVFFVGGLFGPMVHEPLTNAIASADDFAYGMAPYQPPVGFSAPYYGIGITHCVGDISNNACHGSFVHPFGTTSSGEDLFLKILQGMRIALQVTLITATLIAPLATGVGIVAAYFGGSVDEALMRYVDIQQAIPPLFVFLLLEALYGGSILLMIGVFGLLSWGSTARLVRSEALQKRELGYIRAARNAGSSRLKIIRQHILPNVSSTVLVAITLQIPMLLLIEAMLGYFQLHGPGQNSWGYLIYAAFLSDFHPTLLWWAEVIPVVFLMLTVASFNFLGDALREILDPRTREGL; translated from the coding sequence ATGGCCACATCACACGACACATTCGATGCAATCGACTGGGACGAGTACACGACCGCTTCTCGGTCAGTATCGTGGCGAACGAAGCTGTTTTCGCTCGTCGTAACTGCACTCCTGCTCGGCTTTCTGTACGACGTTTTCGTTCTTCCAGACGACAACCCCATCATTTGGGAATGGAACGTTACTATGCTGGATTGGTTGTTCATGCTCTCGCTTTCGGTGTTCGCCTTCTACGTTCTCGCGCCGCTGTATCTCAACCGGGAACTGACCCGCGAGCGGTGGCGACAACTTCGCACGAATCGAGTGGCGGTGGCCAGTCTCTGCTATCTCGTCGTCTTTTTCGTCGGCGGACTGTTCGGCCCGATGGTTCACGAACCCCTCACGAACGCAATCGCGTCCGCGGACGACTTCGCGTATGGAATGGCACCGTATCAGCCTCCAGTCGGATTTTCCGCCCCGTACTACGGAATCGGCATCACGCACTGCGTCGGCGACATCTCGAACAACGCTTGCCACGGCAGTTTCGTCCACCCGTTCGGAACGACGTCCAGCGGGGAAGACCTCTTCCTCAAAATTCTGCAAGGGATGCGAATCGCGCTGCAGGTGACGCTCATCACGGCGACGCTCATCGCACCCCTCGCAACCGGCGTCGGCATCGTAGCGGCGTACTTCGGCGGGTCGGTCGATGAGGCGCTGATGCGCTACGTGGACATCCAGCAGGCGATTCCGCCGCTGTTCGTCTTCCTGCTCCTCGAAGCGCTGTACGGCGGCAGTATCCTCCTCATGATAGGTGTATTCGGGCTACTAAGTTGGGGCAGTACCGCGAGACTCGTTCGAAGTGAAGCACTGCAAAAGCGCGAGTTGGGATACATTCGTGCCGCCCGAAACGCCGGAAGCAGTCGCCTGAAAATCATTCGACAGCATATTCTTCCGAACGTCTCCAGCACCGTTCTCGTGGCCATCACGCTCCAGATTCCGATGCTCCTGCTCATCGAGGCGATGCTCGGCTACTTCCAACTGCACGGCCCGGGACAGAACTCGTGGGGGTATCTGATATACGCCGCGTTTTTGAGCGACTTCCACCCGACGCTTCTCTGGTGGGCCGAAGTCATTCCGGTCGTCTTCCTCATGCTCACCGTGGCCTCGTTCAACTTCCTCGGTGACGCGCTCCGAGAGATACTCGACCCGCGAACCCGGGAGGGACTATGA
- a CDS encoding ABC transporter ATP-binding protein — translation MSDPLLSVSGLRTTFDTPRGTVTAVDGIDFDVHRGETVCLVGESGSGKTVACESITRLIASPPGDITDGRVVFDGQNVLDCSSREIRGNKIAYVFQNPQNALDPVYTVGAQVAESVQFHQDVSDEGAKERAIDLLDRVGIPKAEVRSKDYPHEFSGGMRQRVVIAMALAGEPDLLIADEPTTALDVTIEAQILDLLRDLQDERDMAILFVTHDLGVVAEIADRVVVMYAGKVMERGDVRAIFDQPSHPYTQALLACLPGQGSGLQPIGGSMADPISPPAGCRFHPRCPHAIDACAQNGQPPLQGVGTDQKASCIFHRSDRDSSVVLDREAEEAGEAERTRENVQ, via the coding sequence ATGAGTGACCCACTGCTGTCCGTTTCGGGACTTCGGACGACGTTCGATACGCCGCGTGGAACCGTCACGGCGGTCGATGGCATCGACTTCGACGTACATCGCGGCGAGACGGTTTGTCTCGTCGGCGAATCCGGTTCCGGAAAAACCGTCGCCTGCGAATCCATCACGAGATTAATCGCATCGCCGCCCGGCGACATCACTGACGGGCGAGTCGTTTTCGACGGCCAGAACGTCCTCGACTGTTCGTCCCGCGAGATTCGCGGCAACAAAATCGCCTACGTGTTCCAGAACCCGCAAAACGCCCTCGACCCGGTCTACACCGTTGGCGCGCAGGTCGCGGAGTCGGTGCAGTTTCATCAGGACGTGAGCGACGAGGGTGCAAAAGAACGGGCAATCGACCTCCTCGACCGCGTCGGGATTCCGAAAGCCGAGGTTCGCTCGAAGGATTATCCACACGAGTTTTCGGGTGGAATGCGTCAACGCGTCGTCATAGCGATGGCACTGGCTGGCGAACCCGACCTGCTCATCGCGGACGAACCGACGACGGCATTGGACGTGACCATCGAAGCCCAAATTTTAGACCTCTTGCGCGATTTGCAAGACGAACGCGACATGGCGATTCTGTTCGTCACGCACGACCTCGGCGTCGTGGCCGAAATCGCCGACAGAGTCGTCGTGATGTACGCCGGAAAGGTGATGGAACGCGGGGACGTTCGGGCGATTTTCGACCAGCCTTCGCATCCCTACACGCAGGCGCTTCTCGCCTGTCTTCCGGGACAAGGCAGTGGTTTGCAACCGATCGGCGGGTCGATGGCCGACCCGATTTCGCCACCCGCTGGCTGTCGATTTCATCCGCGGTGTCCGCATGCAATCGACGCGTGCGCTCAAAACGGACAACCGCCGCTACAGGGCGTCGGAACCGACCAGAAAGCGTCGTGCATTTTCCATCGTTCCGACCGTGATTCGTCCGTCGTACTGGACAGAGAGGCAGAAGAAGCGGGAGAAGCGGAAAGAACGCGGGAGAACGTACAATGA
- a CDS encoding ABC transporter ATP-binding protein — protein MSDHSENSKMKSDESSSDEQALLSVRGLKQQYPVTEGPLRREVGTIHAVDGIDFDVHRGETLGLIGESGSGKSTAATALLHLEDPTAGTVRFDGNEIGEYDRTEQKVFRRRAQRVFQDPTTSFDPRMTVGESVAEPLSIHGMTDADQRRAITEDILPRVGLSAEQADRYPHELSGGQKQRAALARALILNPDLLVLDEPVSGLDVSVQAEILTLLSDLQSEFDLSLLLITHDMGVVREVADRVAVMYLGEIVERGATEALFRKPQHPYTQALVSVIPTPDPDAKQRRVTLRGDVPDAASPPSGCRFHPRCPAVIPPENYDFEQDEWRSVMDLRVAVSDDDVDLDSLRTLVVAREEAETADAVSAEQLQSAIREEYEIPANLSDEDAETVLASALSDIVSGDVAGADERLQSEFSTICERENPREQSTDAGHPAACHLHEIEETDEEWNWVSVD, from the coding sequence ATGAGCGATCACAGTGAGAATTCAAAGATGAAATCGGATGAGAGCAGTTCGGATGAACAAGCTCTGCTCTCGGTTCGCGGATTGAAACAGCAGTATCCAGTCACGGAAGGGCCGCTCCGCCGGGAAGTCGGTACCATCCACGCGGTCGATGGCATCGACTTCGACGTGCATCGCGGTGAAACCCTCGGACTCATCGGCGAATCCGGGAGCGGTAAATCGACAGCAGCGACTGCCCTCTTGCATCTCGAAGACCCAACCGCTGGAACCGTTCGCTTCGACGGCAACGAGATTGGAGAGTACGACCGAACCGAACAGAAGGTGTTCAGACGCCGGGCACAGAGGGTGTTCCAAGACCCGACGACGAGTTTTGACCCACGAATGACCGTCGGCGAATCGGTGGCCGAACCGCTTTCGATTCACGGCATGACCGACGCCGACCAGCGACGTGCGATTACGGAGGACATCCTCCCGCGGGTCGGTCTGTCCGCGGAGCAGGCAGACCGCTATCCACACGAACTCTCGGGTGGGCAAAAACAGCGAGCAGCACTGGCACGGGCGCTGATTCTCAATCCCGACCTGCTCGTGTTGGACGAACCGGTGTCAGGACTCGACGTGTCCGTGCAGGCCGAAATTCTCACGCTCCTGTCCGACTTGCAATCCGAGTTCGACCTCTCGCTGCTGCTCATCACGCACGACATGGGCGTCGTGCGCGAAGTCGCAGACCGCGTGGCGGTGATGTACCTCGGCGAAATCGTCGAACGCGGGGCGACCGAAGCCCTGTTCCGGAAGCCGCAGCATCCCTACACGCAGGCGCTCGTTTCCGTGATTCCGACGCCCGACCCCGATGCGAAACAACGTCGCGTGACGCTCCGCGGCGACGTGCCCGACGCGGCATCGCCGCCGTCGGGCTGTCGATTTCATCCGCGCTGTCCGGCCGTCATTCCGCCCGAAAACTACGATTTCGAGCAGGACGAGTGGCGCTCGGTGATGGATTTGCGGGTTGCAGTTTCGGACGACGACGTAGACCTCGATTCGCTTCGAACCCTCGTCGTCGCACGAGAGGAAGCGGAAACTGCGGATGCAGTTTCCGCCGAACAGTTGCAGTCTGCGATTCGGGAAGAGTACGAGATACCAGCGAATTTGAGCGATGAAGACGCTGAAACGGTGCTGGCGTCCGCGCTCTCGGACATCGTTTCGGGTGACGTTGCCGGTGCAGATGAGCGACTTCAGAGTGAGTTTTCGACGATTTGCGAGCGAGAGAATCCACGAGAGCAGTCTACTGATGCGGGCCATCCTGCGGCTTGCCATCTCCACGAGATTGAAGAAACGGACGAAGAGTGGAACTGGGTTTCGGTGGACTGA
- a CDS encoding Rid family detoxifying hydrolase, translating into MKRVISTQDAPEAVGAYSQATTNGDILFTAGQIPMTPDGDLLDDEDIAVQTRQSLENVKGILEEEGLTMQNVLKVTVFMDDIEDFDEMNDSYKEYFQDNPPARSAVEVANLPKGVGVEIEAIASTE; encoded by the coding sequence ATGAAGCGCGTTATTAGCACGCAGGACGCTCCCGAGGCGGTCGGCGCGTACAGTCAAGCAACCACGAACGGCGACATCCTGTTCACCGCTGGACAGATTCCGATGACGCCGGATGGCGACCTGCTCGACGACGAAGACATCGCGGTTCAGACCCGACAGAGTTTGGAGAACGTCAAAGGTATTCTCGAAGAAGAAGGGTTGACGATGCAGAACGTGCTGAAGGTAACCGTCTTCATGGACGACATCGAAGATTTCGACGAGATGAACGACTCCTACAAGGAGTATTTCCAAGACAACCCGCCAGCACGAAGCGCCGTCGAGGTCGCTAATCTGCCGAAAGGCGTCGGCGTCGAAATCGAAGCCATCGCCAGCACGGAATAA
- the ilvA gene encoding threonine ammonia-lyase, producing the protein MLELEDVQEARERVAETSRHTPLDYSHTFSRMTGAEVHLKLETFQRTGSFKIRGATNRITTLSEDEKAAGVVTASAGNHAQGVALAATRSDVDSKIVMPEHAPISKVRATENYGAETVLHGEDYDEAAERAHEIEEEEGRTYVHAFDDEMVMAGQGTIGLEIVDDLPEVDTVVVPIGGGGLISGIATAIKGHNPDARIVGVQSEGASSVADSLQKGSVQTLDSVDTIADGIATRSVGYKNFDIIESRVDEVVTVSDSETAVALAYLLERGKTLVEGAGAVTLAATLEGKFDFEDDEVVVPVLSGGNIDMNMLTTVIMRGLVETGRYLKIKTVLKDRPGSLRQLLDVIEEAQANIYAIQHDRTSRDIAMNATEVELDLETRGEAHVEALLESLRESGFDVEVLV; encoded by the coding sequence ATGCTAGAACTAGAGGATGTGCAGGAGGCGCGTGAGCGCGTCGCCGAAACCTCTCGGCACACACCGCTCGACTACTCACACACTTTCTCTCGGATGACGGGCGCGGAAGTCCACCTGAAACTGGAAACGTTCCAGCGGACTGGGTCGTTCAAAATCCGCGGCGCGACGAACCGAATCACGACGCTCTCGGAGGACGAAAAGGCCGCAGGCGTCGTCACCGCCAGCGCGGGCAACCACGCACAGGGGGTCGCGCTCGCGGCCACGCGAAGCGATGTCGATTCGAAAATCGTCATGCCGGAACACGCCCCGATTTCGAAGGTGCGGGCCACCGAGAACTACGGCGCGGAAACCGTCCTCCACGGCGAGGACTACGATGAGGCCGCGGAACGCGCCCACGAAATCGAGGAGGAAGAAGGACGCACCTACGTCCACGCCTTCGACGACGAGATGGTGATGGCCGGACAGGGAACCATCGGCTTGGAAATCGTGGACGATTTGCCCGAGGTTGACACCGTCGTCGTCCCCATCGGCGGCGGCGGCCTCATCAGCGGCATCGCAACCGCCATCAAGGGCCACAATCCGGACGCACGAATCGTCGGGGTGCAATCCGAAGGCGCATCGAGCGTCGCCGACTCGCTCCAGAAGGGGTCGGTACAAACGCTCGACAGCGTGGACACCATCGCGGACGGAATCGCAACTCGGAGTGTCGGCTACAAGAACTTCGACATCATCGAATCCCGCGTTGACGAAGTCGTCACCGTCTCAGATTCGGAAACCGCGGTCGCACTCGCCTACCTGCTCGAACGCGGAAAAACGCTCGTGGAAGGTGCCGGTGCAGTCACCCTCGCGGCGACACTCGAAGGCAAGTTCGACTTCGAGGACGACGAGGTCGTAGTTCCGGTTCTGAGCGGCGGTAACATCGACATGAACATGCTCACCACGGTCATCATGCGCGGATTGGTGGAAACGGGGCGCTACCTGAAAATCAAAACCGTCCTCAAAGACCGCCCCGGGTCGCTTCGCCAACTGCTCGACGTGATTGAAGAAGCACAGGCGAACATCTACGCCATTCAGCACGACCGCACCTCCCGTGACATCGCCATGAACGCGACAGAAGTCGAACTTGACCTCGAAACGCGCGGCGAGGCACACGTCGAAGCGTTGCTCGAATCGCTTCGAGAAAGTGGTTTCGACGTGGAAGTTCTCGTCTGA
- a CDS encoding peroxiredoxin, with product MTLEAGDDAPAVTANNQHGKTVSPEFEAPTVVYFYPRDDTPGCTVEAKQFNAELESYRDAGATVYGVSTDDVESHEAFAEKFDLGFDLLADPDGEIADAFGVEVEDDYTPRTTFVLAGGEVEAVYDGVDPDGHAREVLSDMLDDELVVLE from the coding sequence ATGACGCTCGAAGCAGGTGACGACGCGCCCGCAGTAACCGCGAACAATCAGCACGGCAAGACGGTTTCGCCGGAGTTCGAAGCCCCCACAGTCGTGTACTTTTATCCTCGCGACGACACGCCGGGATGCACCGTCGAAGCGAAGCAGTTCAACGCGGAACTGGAGTCGTACCGCGATGCAGGTGCGACGGTGTACGGCGTCTCGACCGACGATGTGGAGAGCCACGAGGCCTTCGCCGAGAAGTTCGACCTCGGATTCGACCTGCTGGCCGACCCCGACGGCGAGATTGCCGACGCATTCGGCGTGGAAGTCGAGGACGATTACACCCCAAGGACGACGTTCGTTTTGGCGGGCGGTGAGGTAGAAGCGGTTTACGACGGCGTTGACCCGGATGGCCACGCTCGGGAAGTACTGTCGGACATGCTCGACGACGAGCTCGTCGTTTTGGAGTAG
- the hsp14 gene encoding archaeal heat shock protein Hsp14, whose translation MSRRKNPFDELEEMFERMSRQFDEMGGQFGGGMDWQTGGISVDVVDNGDEYVVTADLPGFEKNDLDIALQENRLRISAEHESEVEEEGEEYLRQERSQRSVSRTVSLPDPVDESSVSAEYRNGVLTVTLPKISGSDDSHNIEIS comes from the coding sequence ATGTCACGACGAAAGAATCCGTTCGATGAACTAGAGGAGATGTTCGAGCGAATGAGCAGGCAGTTCGACGAGATGGGCGGCCAGTTCGGCGGCGGAATGGACTGGCAGACCGGCGGGATTTCGGTCGATGTGGTCGATAACGGCGACGAATACGTCGTTACCGCCGACTTACCCGGATTCGAAAAAAACGACCTCGATATCGCACTTCAGGAAAACCGCCTTCGAATCTCCGCGGAACACGAATCCGAAGTCGAGGAGGAAGGCGAGGAGTATCTCCGGCAGGAGCGAAGTCAGCGGTCGGTCAGCCGAACGGTCTCGCTCCCCGACCCAGTAGACGAATCGAGCGTTTCGGCCGAATACCGAAACGGCGTGCTGACGGTAACGCTCCCGAAAATCAGCGGGAGCGACGATTCGCACAACATCGAAATCAGCTAA
- the pheA gene encoding prephenate dehydratase, which translates to MQAVTLGPAGTYSHRAARAVSDDVSFRESVTSIVESVADGEYHRGVVPIENSIEGSVTTTLDALAENDVAVVRELVTPIRHALISQTGDFETVASHAQALAQCRAYLESEYPDANREAVASTARGVERAREDPSVAAIAHPDNAEELTVLAEDIQERTSNATRFFVVAPASERSRAGGKTSLVVYPSANYPGLLLSLLEPFAERDINLTRVESRPSGERLGDYVFHVDFEAGLYEERTEEALAEVEALAENGWVRKLGSYDTEHVLFGSN; encoded by the coding sequence ATGCAGGCAGTTACGCTCGGTCCGGCGGGAACGTACTCGCATCGTGCCGCCCGCGCAGTCTCGGACGACGTTTCGTTCCGCGAGTCGGTCACGTCCATCGTGGAATCGGTCGCCGACGGCGAGTATCACCGCGGTGTCGTTCCAATCGAGAACAGCATCGAAGGAAGCGTCACGACCACGCTCGACGCCCTCGCCGAAAACGACGTTGCCGTCGTCCGCGAACTCGTGACGCCGATTCGCCACGCCTTGATTTCCCAAACCGGCGATTTCGAGACAGTTGCCAGTCACGCACAGGCGCTCGCGCAGTGCCGGGCCTATCTCGAATCGGAGTATCCCGACGCGAATCGAGAGGCCGTCGCAAGCACCGCTCGCGGCGTCGAACGCGCCCGCGAAGACCCCTCCGTGGCGGCGATTGCCCATCCGGACAACGCCGAGGAGTTGACGGTTCTCGCGGAAGACATTCAGGAACGAACCTCGAACGCAACCCGATTCTTCGTCGTCGCACCCGCAAGCGAACGCTCGCGTGCAGGCGGCAAGACATCGCTCGTCGTCTATCCCAGCGCGAACTATCCCGGACTCTTGCTCTCGCTTCTCGAACCGTTCGCCGAGCGCGACATCAACCTTACGCGGGTCGAATCCCGCCCGAGCGGCGAACGCCTCGGGGATTACGTCTTCCACGTCGATTTCGAAGCTGGACTGTACGAAGAGCGAACCGAGGAGGCACTCGCGGAAGTCGAAGCGCTCGCGGAAAACGGTTGGGTTCGAAAACTCGGCTCCTACGACACGGAACACGTTCTGTTCGGGTCGAACTGA
- a CDS encoding DUF7130 family rubredoxin-like protein, whose amino-acid sequence MVSDSGERPDEETDVEKIELGQEIYDGDGTKLGTIRGFDESGFYVTMREGYEALSVGHARAGHEFGEAELMWRCSNCGEMGDLDDGLPDTCPNCDKPKEELYYWTED is encoded by the coding sequence ATGGTAAGTGACTCTGGCGAGCGGCCGGACGAGGAAACTGACGTGGAAAAAATCGAACTCGGACAGGAAATTTACGACGGCGACGGAACCAAACTCGGCACCATCCGTGGCTTCGACGAATCAGGATTTTACGTCACGATGCGGGAAGGGTACGAAGCATTGTCCGTCGGGCACGCCCGCGCAGGCCACGAGTTCGGCGAAGCGGAGTTGATGTGGCGCTGTTCGAACTGCGGCGAAATGGGGGATTTGGACGACGGCCTTCCCGACACCTGTCCGAACTGCGATAAGCCGAAAGAAGAACTCTACTACTGGACTGAAGATTAA
- a CDS encoding ketopantoate reductase family protein: protein MDIVVFGAGSLGSLIGGLLAREHRVTLVARNPHATAVRESGLQVCGEFDFHVHPNATSDGNELRADCGIVTVKAFQTEAAAQQLATGEFDAVLSLQNGMGNEEILAKHLDCPILAGTASYGAVLTDPGTVECTGIGQIVLGAPEGGGSDVARRVETAFTTAGIETELADDMPRRLWEKLAVNAGINPITALSRVENGTVLSDEANEIAATAARETARVARADGVELTDEDAVSAVETVAAATVSNVSSMRQDVESGRKTEIGAINGFVVARGREHGIETPVNRTLSGLVKTWERESENKNENE from the coding sequence ATGGACATCGTCGTGTTCGGTGCGGGAAGCCTCGGAAGCCTCATCGGTGGGTTGCTCGCCCGAGAGCACAGGGTCACCCTCGTCGCCCGCAACCCGCACGCGACAGCAGTGCGCGAATCCGGTCTTCAGGTCTGTGGCGAGTTCGATTTCCACGTTCATCCGAACGCGACCAGCGACGGGAACGAACTGCGGGCCGACTGCGGCATCGTGACGGTCAAAGCGTTTCAGACAGAGGCCGCTGCCCAGCAGTTGGCGACCGGCGAGTTCGACGCCGTGCTCTCGCTCCAGAACGGAATGGGAAACGAAGAGATTCTTGCGAAACACCTCGACTGTCCGATTCTCGCCGGAACTGCGAGTTACGGCGCGGTGCTGACCGACCCCGGAACCGTCGAATGCACCGGAATCGGGCAAATTGTTCTCGGAGCACCAGAAGGGGGCGGTTCCGACGTGGCGCGCCGCGTTGAAACCGCCTTCACGACCGCGGGAATCGAAACGGAACTCGCGGACGACATGCCGCGACGACTATGGGAGAAACTCGCGGTAAACGCCGGAATCAATCCGATAACCGCACTCTCTCGGGTGGAAAACGGTACCGTGCTGTCCGACGAAGCCAACGAAATCGCGGCGACTGCGGCTCGCGAAACCGCGCGAGTTGCCCGAGCAGATGGCGTCGAACTAACCGACGAAGACGCCGTTTCTGCCGTCGAAACGGTCGCAGCTGCGACCGTTTCGAACGTCTCATCCATGCGCCAAGACGTGGAATCGGGTCGGAAAACGGAAATCGGTGCGATAAACGGATTTGTTGTGGCTCGGGGGAGAGAACACGGTATCGAAACGCCGGTAAACCGGACGCTGTCGGGACTCGTGAAAACGTGGGAGCGCGAAAGCGAAAACAAAAACGAAAACGAATGA